The following are encoded together in the Tribolium castaneum strain GA2 chromosome 3, icTriCast1.1, whole genome shotgun sequence genome:
- the LOC103313621 gene encoding dystrophin, whose translation MQTTWKKLENENGFPFYFNESTKQKQWDHPKFIELKHTIDDWNYVKYSKYRVGLKFRALQKALFMEEVTLSTVMGVFAKHKLGMNESSLCLESYDLEAVLYDIFFAANKRNNRNIDVDFAVELMLNFLYNIYDKERQAKIQVSSTKLALALLSDCELSELYNFIFSLCADHNNCVTRLRLQSLLTKLVEIMVFMHEDVSFGQHLINSTIEHCFSNSPGLVGLSENNFITWLEAPPQLFSWISILLRIKSSEMVVHSVKCSTCKTSPLVGLMYRCMKCSKYTQCQKCFLSGKVNNSHKLSHSMHEYCTAEGIHREFSFRFIKKLCGLMPCSVKLNETDRGIVETKAISSEKDFLLKPSDDFYSNIGTLSSPHTQLQLIIRQLEIQNRELHRILVFGTHNEKEIRKYLEEHKVEVATQIHKLKILKEYLHVAPPQKTVHESTPMVGVVKYPKRDLESALSPIIQSSQTLFVENPTEMTQDSLPYSVNDISTWIKDQPTSSKGEGQVLGSKSPVRELHNDLDDALAKLQQILANNFTLDESLGAIDNNHLKHAVSEVEGMLTSFIDNVESSRASSVQ comes from the exons ATGCAAACGACTTGgaagaaattagaaaacgagAACGGCTTTCCTTTCTATTTCAA CGAAAGTACCAAACAAAAGCAGTGGGACCATCCGAAATTCATTGAACTCAAACACACAATAGACGATtggaattatgtaaagtattCCAAATATCGGGTCGGGCTCAAATTTCGAGCCTTACAAAAGGCCCTATTCATGGAGGAAGTGACCCTGAGTACCGTCATGGGCGTTTTTGCCAAACATAAACTTGGCATGAATGAAAGTTCGCTGTGTTTGGAAAGCTACGACTTGGAGGCGGTTTTATACGACATTTTTTTCGCTGCCAATAAACGAAACAACAGGAACATAGACGTAGATTTTGCCGTTGAGTTAATGCTAAACTTTCTTTACAATATTTACGACAA GGAAAGACAAGCAAAAATCCAGGTTTCTTCAACAAAACTAGCTCTAGCACTATTAAGTGACTGCGAATTATCCGAActgtataattttattttttcgctaTGTGCCGACCATAATAATTGCGTGACAAGACTCCGACTGCAGTCACTCTTAACTAAATTGGTTGAAATCATGGTTTTTATGCACGAGGATGTTAGTTTTGGCCAGCATTTAATCAATTCAACAATCGAGCACTGCTTTAGTAAC TCTCCAGGCTTGGTTGGATTaagtgaaaataactttataacATGGCTCGAGGCTCCGCCACAGCTATTTTCCTGGATTTCCATTCTTTTAAGGATAAAGTCGAGCGAAATGGTGGTACACAGTGTCAAATGTTCAACTTGCAAGACAAGTCCTTTGGTTGGCCTAATGTATCGTTGCATGAAATGTTCAAAGTACACACAATGCCAGAAATGTTTTCTAAGTGGGAAAGTAAATAATTCCCACAAATTGTCCCATTCCATGCATGAGTATTGCACGGCAGAG GGGATTCACCGAGAATTTTCATTTcgattcattaaaaaattgtgcggTTTGATGCCGTGCTCTGTGAAATTGAATGAAACGGATCGGGGGATAGTGGAGACAAAAGCAATAAGTTCggaaaaagattttttattgaaaccaagtgatgatttttattcaaatatcGGGACCCTAAGTTCGCCTCACACGCAGTTACAGTTAATAATCAGACAGTTGGAGATACAAAATAGGGAATTGCACCGAATTCTAGTATTCGGGACTCACAACGAGAAAGAAATTCGGAAATATCTCGAGGAACACAAAGTTGAAGTGGCGACGCAAATCCACAAGTTGAAAATATTGAAA GAATATTTACACGTGGCCCCTCCACAAAAAACCGTCCATGAGTCGACCCCAATGGTGGGAGTCGTCAAATACCCCAAAAGAGACTTGGAGTCTGCTCTGAGTCCAATAATCCAGTCGAGTCAGACCCTATTTGTTGAAAACCCGACTGAGATGACTCAAGACTCGCTCCCTTACTCGGTTAATGACATAAGCACGTGGATTAAGGACCAGCCCACGAGTTCAAAGGGCGAAGGTCAAGTGCTTGGGTCCAAATCGCCGGTCAGGGAGTTGCATAATGATCTCGATGACGCTTTAGCCAAATTGCAGCAGATTTTGGCGAATAATTTCACGCTAGATG AATCGTTGGGTGCTATCGATAATAATCATTTGAAACATGCGGTGTCCGAAGTTGAGGGCATGCTGAcgtcgtttattgataatgTTGAGAGTAGTAGAGCGAGTTCCGTCCAATAA